A DNA window from Paenibacillus sp. HWE-109 contains the following coding sequences:
- a CDS encoding stalk domain-containing protein, producing the protein MTGLLTGMNRKWIAMLLCLIMVGGVLFGLAPRKVQAAVSTVKVQLKDSNGNPLVGAPVDYYDAGWKPFGTTDASGIASKPLPDQSYTFHVTYEGTGLDKMQHTGTDPVVVFQTVNAKVQLKDSQGNPLSGGEASYYADGWKTFGHVTGGQVSKELLPGSYTFNVTYEGTKLDKVQHTGTDPVVVFQTANVKVQLKDSQGNPLNGGEASYYADGWKTFGHVTGGQVSKELLPGSYTFNMTYEGTKLDKVQHIGTNPVVIFQTVNARVQLKNSQNNPLNGGVVSYYADGWRAFGTTASGEASKQLLPGSYTVAMNYGGTTTQKVGDLAANPIVLFQVQTPGVIAPKQSNQYEPLPQPPMDRPRVLVNKGTLPALKERLNLAAFDDVWASINTKAQRQVDGNFPLRTGTAYTNIDVRTVEVMKANAVRYLIHEDIAAGQKAVQLAVNMAKTAQWNPNPDSTVVFNVGREIGNLIFLESVVYDWCYPLMNDVQRSAIRQALDTWVRNGLEYPYPMKENDKVIIAGHANGDVHHQFKLAMGIALYDTNPEYYNDIADYLLNVTMPGFNVLLDAEMSFEGSAYGDNRLKYIMMGNQLWKAIGVEPLTEKVGLALDRQIYTRRSDGFIMTEGDDFNTDYQSPWKRFIQGNITNMIAGSIYNNPRAQYEFIKQNVYQDELYYLLFFDPNALSQSVYDTPLSRYFPAPYGSIVARTGWDEGQDSKAVVAVMNIGERNQTNHQHFDAGAFSLYYKGNLAIDSGIYSGKNPATGVAMEYGSPHDLQYHKQSIAHNVVQINDPNALEKGTFSPSNQLYSTQIPRTIEQWNTDRNYQRGKMISHSIGDNEMYPDYSYIKGELSLAYGKTRTENYTRSMAFLNFKNDKYPAAMIVYDHINTPNASAEKKWLLHTGFEPLVEGSRYTNEVTERSYNGKLVTDTLLPKSGDLKVEKIGGPGREFEVDGVNKPIKSNNETNIASMDAGKWRLELSNKAPANQTRFLNVMQVMDAVYGPAPQDVHYSETNDYAGARIQDRVVFFAKGFDLINQEATITFDGVANQTYKILVTDLKDGYWTAVTEGGTAAVKYQAVQEGNSIYFEGKPGTYTLRKADSSTLPLAGKVPSEPVERKIRVRIDAQGQELDVRPTLNNNLVMVPMKGVFEALGMAVDWNAATQTATATKGSLKIELVTGSNMAKVNGQSMNMDAPATGANNQMLIPHTFIAESLHDKVTWDRENQVIEIFTLPPVEILQWERKALAPVTPLPITDLKEVKYKIFTATVSPENVPKLFDNIQSNASRWAGNIGSHIIFDFGETIQLERFDAAIYNGHTRSSRIMLSVSEDGEHWTHVYGGDTVGDTSDFIPFNFPSPKFRYFRVAVFGSTDALSNPEWISFSEMKFFVKK; encoded by the coding sequence ATGACCGGTTTATTGACTGGGATGAACAGAAAATGGATCGCTATGTTGTTATGTTTGATCATGGTAGGAGGGGTATTATTCGGATTAGCTCCACGGAAGGTACAAGCGGCAGTATCAACCGTTAAGGTTCAATTAAAAGATAGCAACGGAAATCCGCTCGTTGGCGCACCTGTTGATTATTATGATGCGGGATGGAAACCGTTCGGAACGACCGATGCATCGGGGATAGCAAGCAAACCTCTTCCGGATCAGTCGTATACGTTTCATGTCACTTATGAAGGGACCGGATTGGATAAGATGCAGCATACGGGAACTGATCCAGTGGTTGTGTTCCAAACGGTGAATGCGAAGGTGCAGCTGAAGGATAGTCAAGGGAATCCGCTGAGCGGGGGCGAAGCCTCCTACTATGCGGATGGTTGGAAAACTTTCGGACATGTAACCGGCGGCCAAGTTAGTAAGGAGCTTCTTCCAGGCTCATATACCTTCAACGTGACGTATGAAGGGACTAAATTGGATAAGGTGCAGCATACCGGTACCGATCCCGTGGTTGTATTTCAAACAGCGAATGTGAAGGTGCAGCTGAAGGATAGTCAAGGGAATCCGCTGAACGGGGGCGAAGCTTCTTACTATGCGGATGGTTGGAAAACTTTCGGACATGTAACCGGCGGCCAAGTCAGCAAAGAGCTTCTTCCAGGTTCTTATACCTTCAACATGACATATGAAGGAACTAAATTGGATAAAGTGCAGCATATCGGTACCAATCCCGTGGTTATTTTTCAGACTGTAAACGCCAGAGTACAGTTGAAGAACAGTCAGAATAATCCGCTGAACGGAGGCGTTGTGTCTTATTATGCGGATGGCTGGAGGGCATTCGGGACCACTGCGAGTGGCGAAGCGAGCAAGCAATTGCTGCCCGGCTCCTATACTGTCGCTATGAATTATGGAGGAACGACAACCCAGAAGGTAGGCGATCTTGCGGCAAATCCGATCGTATTGTTCCAGGTGCAAACACCAGGCGTCATTGCTCCCAAACAATCCAATCAATACGAACCGTTACCACAACCGCCGATGGATCGACCGCGTGTTTTGGTAAACAAGGGAACACTTCCAGCTCTGAAAGAGAGATTGAATCTTGCGGCTTTTGATGATGTATGGGCAAGCATCAACACGAAAGCGCAAAGACAAGTGGACGGCAACTTCCCCCTTAGAACAGGAACCGCATACACCAATATTGATGTAAGAACGGTGGAGGTCATGAAAGCCAATGCCGTTCGATATCTGATTCATGAAGATATAGCTGCGGGTCAAAAAGCGGTCCAGCTTGCTGTGAATATGGCGAAAACGGCACAATGGAACCCGAATCCGGATTCGACCGTCGTATTTAATGTAGGCAGAGAAATAGGGAACTTGATCTTCCTTGAATCTGTTGTCTATGATTGGTGCTATCCTCTTATGAATGACGTACAGAGATCAGCAATCCGCCAAGCGCTTGACACTTGGGTAAGGAATGGTCTTGAGTACCCGTATCCGATGAAGGAGAATGACAAGGTTATTATTGCCGGGCATGCCAACGGCGATGTGCATCATCAGTTTAAACTTGCCATGGGTATTGCGCTTTATGATACGAATCCTGAGTATTACAATGACATCGCAGACTATCTCTTAAATGTTACCATGCCCGGGTTCAATGTATTACTCGATGCGGAGATGAGCTTTGAAGGCTCCGCCTACGGAGACAACAGGCTGAAGTATATCATGATGGGCAATCAGCTCTGGAAGGCCATTGGTGTGGAGCCGCTCACGGAGAAAGTCGGATTGGCGCTCGACAGACAGATTTATACCCGAAGATCGGACGGTTTTATCATGACGGAGGGCGATGACTTTAATACCGATTATCAATCGCCATGGAAAAGGTTCATTCAAGGTAACATCACAAACATGATAGCAGGCAGCATTTACAACAATCCGAGAGCGCAGTACGAATTTATAAAGCAAAATGTCTATCAGGATGAGTTGTATTACCTACTTTTCTTTGACCCGAACGCGCTGTCGCAGTCCGTATATGATACGCCACTATCCAGATACTTCCCTGCGCCGTATGGCTCCATTGTGGCAAGAACAGGCTGGGATGAAGGACAGGATTCCAAAGCAGTAGTTGCTGTCATGAATATTGGAGAAAGAAACCAGACCAATCATCAGCATTTCGACGCCGGTGCATTCTCTCTCTACTATAAAGGCAATCTGGCGATTGACTCAGGCATTTATTCAGGAAAAAATCCGGCAACCGGAGTAGCTATGGAATATGGAAGTCCACATGACCTGCAGTATCATAAGCAGTCCATTGCGCATAATGTTGTGCAAATCAACGATCCGAATGCGCTTGAGAAGGGAACCTTCTCCCCGTCAAATCAGCTCTATTCTACACAAATCCCAAGAACGATCGAGCAGTGGAATACCGATCGTAACTACCAAAGAGGAAAGATGATTTCCCACTCCATCGGAGATAATGAGATGTATCCCGATTACTCTTATATCAAGGGTGAGCTCAGTTTGGCCTATGGAAAGACAAGAACCGAGAATTATACGAGGAGCATGGCATTTTTGAATTTCAAGAATGATAAATATCCGGCTGCGATGATCGTATATGATCATATCAACACGCCGAATGCCAGCGCTGAGAAAAAATGGCTGCTCCATACCGGTTTTGAGCCTTTAGTCGAAGGCAGCAGATACACCAATGAAGTGACGGAGCGGAGCTATAACGGTAAGCTGGTTACCGACACGCTGCTGCCCAAGAGCGGGGATCTGAAGGTTGAAAAAATCGGCGGCCCTGGACGTGAATTTGAGGTAGATGGCGTGAATAAGCCGATTAAGTCCAATAATGAAACCAACATTGCCAGCATGGATGCAGGTAAATGGAGACTTGAGCTTTCCAATAAGGCTCCTGCTAACCAAACACGGTTCTTAAATGTGATGCAGGTGATGGATGCTGTATATGGTCCTGCGCCGCAAGATGTTCATTATTCCGAGACGAATGACTATGCAGGGGCCAGAATTCAGGATCGCGTTGTGTTTTTCGCAAAAGGCTTTGATCTGATCAATCAAGAAGCGACGATTACCTTCGATGGCGTTGCGAATCAGACCTATAAGATTTTGGTTACCGACCTGAAAGACGGATACTGGACAGCTGTGACGGAAGGCGGTACGGCGGCGGTCAAGTATCAAGCAGTCCAAGAAGGAAATTCGATCTATTTTGAGGGGAAACCAGGCACGTATACGTTACGGAAAGCAGACTCAAGTACGCTTCCGCTCGCCGGCAAGGTTCCGTCAGAACCGGTGGAGAGAAAGATCCGTGTCAGAATTGATGCACAGGGGCAGGAATTGGATGTTCGGCCTACGCTGAACAATAACCTTGTGATGGTTCCGATGAAAGGAGTCTTTGAAGCGCTGGGCATGGCGGTGGATTGGAATGCTGCCACTCAAACGGCAACGGCAACCAAAGGAAGTTTGAAGATTGAGCTTGTAACGGGCAGCAATATGGCGAAAGTCAACGGTCAGAGTATGAACATGGACGCCCCGGCAACCGGCGCTAATAACCAAATGCTTATTCCCCATACATTTATTGCGGAAAGCCTCCATGATAAAGTTACCTGGGATCGTGAAAATCAAGTCATTGAGATTTTCACCCTACCGCCGGTTGAGATTCTCCAATGGGAGAGAAAAGCACTTGCACCTGTTACTCCGCTTCCGATTACAGACCTAAAAGAAGTGAAGTATAAGATCTTCACGGCAACCGTTAGTCCGGAAAATGTTCCAAAATTGTTTGACAATATCCAGTCCAATGCATCACGTTGGGCAGGTAATATTGGATCTCATATTATATTTGATTTCGGAGAAACCATTCAACTTGAGAGATTTGACGCAGCGATATATAACGGTCATACGAGATCAAGCAGGATCATGCTCTCTGTTTCGGAAGATGGTGAACATTGGACGCATGTGTACGGAGGTGATACTGTGGGTGACACCAGTGATTTTATTCCTTTCAACTTCCCGTCACCGAAATTCAGATACTTTAGAGTGGCAGTTTTCGGTTCAACAGACGCTCTATCGAATCCGGAATGGATATCATTCTCTGAGATGAAGTTCTTTGTGAAGAAGTAG
- a CDS encoding stalk domain-containing protein: MTGLLTGMNNKWIAVLLCLIMAGGELFGIAPQKVQAAVSTVIVQLKDSNGNPLAGATVDYYDSGWKSFGTTDEGGMASKPLPDQSYTFHVTYVGTGLDKVQHTGTDPVVIFQTVNARVQLKNSQNNPLNGGIVSYYADGWRALGTTASGEASKQLLPGSYTFAMNYGGTTTQKVGDLAANPIVLFQVQTPGVVAPKQSNQYDPIPLPPSDRPRVLVNKETLPALKTRVTQSAFTSVWNNINTKAQTQVNGNFPPRTGSATTNIDKNTVEVMKANAIRYLIYGDEVAGQKAVQLAVNMANSVQWNPDRNNSTTVFNVGREVGSLIFLESVVYDWCYTLMNDGQKSAIRQALGTWVRNGLEYPYPMKENDKVILAGHVNGDVHHQFKLAMAIAVYDTNPEYYNDIADFILNVSMPGFNTLLDAEMMFEGPPYGDNRLKYIMMGNQLWKAIGVEPLTEKVGLALDRQVYTRRSDGYIMTEGDDFNTDYQTSWNRFVQGNITNMIAGSIYNNPRAQNEFLKQKTYEDDLYYLLFFNPNAPSQSVYDTPLSRYFPAPYGSMVARTGWDEDQDSKAAVAVMNIGERNQTNHQHFDAGAFSLYYKGNLAIDSGIYSGKNPATGAEMGYGSEHDLQYHKQSIAHNVVQINDPNALEKGTFSPSNQLYYTQIPRTIEQWNTDRNYQRGTMISHSIGDDEMYPDYSYIKGELSLAYGKTRTGNYTRSMAFLNFKNDKYPAAMIVYDHINTPNASAEKKWLLHTGFEPAVEGSRYTNEVTERSYNGKLVTNTLLPKSSDLKVEKIGGPGREFEVDGVNKPIMSTNPSDIATIDAGNWRIELSNKAPANQTRFLNVMQVMDAVYGPAPQDVYYSETNDYAGARIQDRVVFFAKGFDLINQEATITFDGVANQTYKILVTDLKDGYWTAVTEGGTAAVKYQVVQEGNSIYFEGKPGTYTLRKADSSTLPLAGKVSSEPVERKIRVRIDAQGQELDVRPTLNNNLVMVPMKGVFEALGMAVDWNAATQTATATKGNLTIQLVTGSNIAKVNGVNKTMDAPATGANNQMRIPHTFIPQNMRYKAIWDVEKQVIEFDTLPPVVPLQWQAKALDPVVPMPSANLKEIKYRSFRSTISPQNVWKMFDNEQSNASRWSGDIGSHIIFNFGETIQLERLDVAMHNYGKMRSNKLMFSVSEDGENWTHVYGGVTAPNASGFIPFNFSSLSCKYLRVAVFGSPDATADPEWVSISELKFFVKK, encoded by the coding sequence ATGACCGGTTTGTTGACTGGTATGAACAATAAATGGATTGCAGTGTTGTTATGTTTAATCATGGCAGGAGGGGAATTATTCGGAATAGCTCCACAGAAGGTGCAAGCAGCCGTATCGACCGTTATAGTTCAATTAAAAGATAGCAACGGGAATCCGCTCGCTGGCGCAACGGTTGATTATTATGATTCGGGGTGGAAATCGTTCGGAACGACCGATGAAGGCGGGATGGCCAGCAAGCCTCTGCCGGATCAATCGTATACGTTTCATGTCACTTATGTAGGGACCGGATTGGATAAGGTGCAGCATACCGGTACCGATCCCGTGGTTATTTTTCAGACTGTAAACGCCAGAGTACAGTTGAAGAACAGTCAGAATAATCCGCTGAACGGAGGCATTGTGTCCTATTATGCGGATGGCTGGAGGGCACTCGGCACCACCGCGAGTGGCGAAGCGAGCAAGCAATTGCTGCCCGGCTCCTATACTTTCGCTATGAATTATGGAGGAACGACAACCCAGAAAGTAGGCGATCTTGCGGCAAATCCGATCGTATTGTTTCAGGTGCAAACGCCAGGCGTCGTAGCTCCCAAACAATCCAATCAGTACGATCCGATTCCGCTGCCGCCGAGCGATCGTCCGCGTGTTTTGGTCAATAAGGAAACGCTTCCGGCTCTGAAGACAAGAGTGACACAATCAGCGTTTACCAGTGTATGGAACAACATCAACACGAAAGCACAAACCCAGGTGAACGGCAACTTTCCCCCTAGAACAGGATCTGCAACCACCAATATTGATAAAAATACGGTGGAAGTCATGAAAGCCAATGCAATTCGATATCTGATATACGGAGATGAAGTAGCTGGTCAAAAAGCGGTTCAACTTGCTGTGAATATGGCGAATTCGGTGCAGTGGAACCCGGATCGGAATAATTCCACCACTGTCTTTAATGTAGGCAGAGAAGTAGGAAGCCTGATCTTCCTTGAATCAGTTGTCTATGATTGGTGCTATACGCTCATGAATGACGGACAGAAATCAGCCATCCGCCAAGCCCTTGGGACTTGGGTGAGAAATGGCCTTGAGTACCCGTATCCGATGAAGGAGAATGACAAGGTTATTCTTGCCGGGCATGTCAACGGCGACGTGCACCATCAGTTTAAATTGGCCATGGCGATTGCAGTTTATGATACGAATCCCGAGTACTACAATGACATCGCGGACTTCATCTTGAATGTTAGCATGCCTGGATTCAATACATTGCTCGACGCCGAGATGATGTTTGAAGGCCCCCCCTATGGAGACAACAGGCTGAAGTATATCATGATGGGCAATCAGCTTTGGAAGGCTATTGGCGTTGAGCCGCTAACGGAGAAAGTCGGTTTAGCGCTCGACCGCCAGGTGTATACCCGCAGATCGGACGGCTATATCATGACGGAGGGCGATGATTTTAATACGGATTATCAAACGTCATGGAATAGATTCGTTCAAGGTAATATCACTAATATGATAGCCGGCAGCATTTACAACAATCCAAGAGCGCAGAACGAGTTTTTAAAGCAAAAGACTTATGAGGATGATTTGTATTATCTTCTTTTCTTCAATCCGAACGCACCGTCGCAGTCCGTCTATGATACGCCGCTGTCCAGATACTTCCCCGCGCCGTATGGTTCTATGGTTGCAAGAACAGGCTGGGATGAAGATCAGGATTCCAAAGCGGCAGTCGCAGTCATGAATATCGGAGAAAGAAACCAGACCAATCATCAGCATTTCGACGCCGGTGCATTCTCTCTCTACTATAAAGGCAATCTGGCGATTGACTCAGGCATTTATTCAGGAAAAAATCCGGCAACAGGAGCTGAAATGGGATACGGATCCGAACACGACCTGCAATATCATAAGCAGTCCATCGCGCATAATGTTGTGCAAATCAACGATCCGAATGCGCTTGAGAAGGGAACCTTTTCCCCGTCAAATCAGCTCTATTATACACAAATCCCAAGAACGATCGAGCAGTGGAATACCGATCGTAACTACCAAAGAGGAACGATGATTTCCCACTCCATCGGAGATGATGAGATGTATCCCGATTACTCTTACATCAAGGGTGAGCTCAGTTTGGCCTATGGAAAGACTAGAACCGGGAATTATACGAGAAGCATGGCATTTTTGAATTTCAAGAATGATAAATATCCGGCTGCGATGATCGTATATGATCATATCAACACGCCGAATGCAAGCGCCGAGAAAAAATGGCTGCTCCATACCGGTTTTGAGCCTGCAGTTGAAGGCAGCAGATACACCAATGAAGTGACGGAGCGGAGCTATAACGGCAAGTTGGTTACCAACACGCTTCTGCCAAAGAGCAGTGATCTGAAGGTCGAAAAAATCGGCGGCCCTGGACGTGAATTTGAGGTAGATGGCGTGAATAAGCCAATTATGTCCACCAATCCATCCGACATTGCCACCATTGATGCTGGTAATTGGAGGATTGAGCTTTCCAATAAGGCTCCTGCTAACCAAACGCGGTTCTTAAACGTGATGCAGGTGATGGATGCTGTGTATGGTCCTGCGCCGCAAGATGTTTATTATTCCGAGACGAATGACTATGCAGGGGCCAGAATTCAGGATCGCGTTGTGTTTTTTGCAAAAGGCTTTGATCTGATCAATCAAGAAGCGACAATTACCTTCGATGGCGTTGCGAATCAGACCTATAAGATTTTGGTTACCGACCTGAAAGACGGATACTGGACAGCCGTGACGGAAGGCGGGACGGCAGCGGTCAAGTATCAAGTAGTCCAAGAAGGAAATTCGATCTATTTTGAGGGTAAACCAGGCACGTATACGTTACGGAAAGCAGATTCAAGTACGCTTCCGCTCGCCGGCAAGGTTTCGTCAGAACCGGTAGAGAGAAAGATTCGTGTCCGGATTGATGCACAGGGACAGGAATTGGATGTTCGACCAACGCTGAACAATAATCTCGTGATGGTTCCGATGAAAGGAGTCTTTGAAGCGCTGGGGATGGCGGTAGATTGGAATGCTGCCACGCAAACGGCAACGGCGACCAAAGGCAACTTGACGATTCAGCTTGTAACGGGCAGCAATATCGCTAAGGTCAACGGAGTGAATAAAACGATGGATGCCCCAGCAACCGGCGCTAATAACCAAATGCGTATTCCACATACGTTTATTCCGCAAAACATGCGTTATAAAGCGATCTGGGATGTTGAAAAACAAGTCATTGAGTTTGACACCCTACCGCCGGTCGTGCCGCTGCAATGGCAGGCAAAAGCTCTTGATCCTGTTGTGCCGATGCCAAGTGCAAACTTAAAAGAAATCAAATATAGGAGCTTCAGGTCAACCATCTCCCCGCAAAATGTTTGGAAAATGTTTGATAATGAGCAATCCAACGCATCACGCTGGTCAGGTGATATTGGATCCCATATTATATTTAATTTCGGAGAAACCATTCAATTGGAGAGGTTGGACGTAGCCATGCATAACTACGGAAAAATGAGATCCAACAAACTCATGTTTTCCGTTTCGGAAGACGGCGAAAATTGGACGCATGTGTACGGAGGAGTTACGGCTCCCAATGCCAGCGGTTTTATTCCTTTCAACTTCTCGTCACTGAGCTGCAAATACTTAAGAGTAGCTGTTTTCGGTTCACCAGACGCTACAGCGGACCCGGAATGGGTATCCATCTCTGAGCTGAAATTCTTTGTTAAGAAGTAG
- the menC gene encoding o-succinylbenzoate synthase has product MKINKIELRQVQVPLKAPFETSFGRMAKKDCVIVSVHSDGMIGYGESVAFSAPYYNEETTETIWYMLEHYLIPALVGREVTNPEEISVLFAPIRRNHMAIAAIETAVWDLYAKQNGISLAHALGGEKQEIEVGVSIGIEPTIELVVQNVERFLEQGYKRMKVKIKPGFDIQLVEAIRKRFGEDVPLMVDANSAYSLQDVHILKEMDNYNLMMIEQPLAHDDIIEHAALQRQLRTPVCLDESIHTLVDARHAIDLGSCRIMNIKIGRVGGLTNAKKIHDLCMERGIPVWCGGMLELGIGRLHNIALSSLSNFAIPGDVSASKRFWEQDIVIPNIEMLQPGVIAVPTRDGIGHEVCEQLLERLTIRKLTRSA; this is encoded by the coding sequence ATGAAAATAAATAAAATTGAGTTAAGACAGGTTCAAGTTCCCTTAAAGGCTCCATTCGAGACAAGCTTCGGACGGATGGCCAAGAAGGATTGTGTGATCGTCAGTGTACATAGCGACGGGATGATCGGGTATGGAGAAAGCGTAGCTTTCTCGGCACCCTATTACAATGAGGAAACGACGGAAACGATCTGGTATATGTTGGAGCATTATTTAATTCCGGCATTAGTAGGGAGAGAAGTGACTAATCCCGAGGAAATATCCGTTTTATTCGCTCCAATCCGCCGAAATCATATGGCTATTGCCGCGATCGAGACGGCAGTGTGGGATTTGTATGCCAAACAGAATGGAATTTCGCTAGCGCATGCACTGGGAGGCGAGAAGCAAGAAATCGAGGTTGGTGTGAGTATCGGTATTGAGCCTACGATTGAACTGGTTGTTCAGAACGTAGAACGATTTCTGGAGCAAGGCTATAAGCGAATGAAGGTTAAGATTAAACCAGGGTTTGATATCCAATTAGTCGAAGCGATCCGCAAACGATTTGGGGAAGATGTGCCTCTGATGGTTGATGCAAACTCCGCCTATTCACTTCAAGATGTGCATATATTGAAGGAGATGGACAATTATAATCTGATGATGATTGAGCAGCCGCTTGCGCATGATGATATTATCGAACATGCTGCGCTGCAGCGGCAGCTGCGAACACCTGTGTGTCTGGATGAGAGTATTCACACCTTAGTAGATGCTCGTCATGCCATTGATCTTGGGAGCTGCCGGATCATGAATATTAAGATCGGCCGGGTAGGAGGATTAACGAATGCGAAGAAAATTCATGACCTTTGTATGGAACGAGGAATCCCGGTCTGGTGCGGAGGCATGCTTGAACTCGGTATAGGACGTCTCCATAACATTGCACTTTCATCCTTGTCAAATTTCGCAATACCTGGGGATGTATCGGCCTCAAAGAGATTTTGGGAGCAGGACATTGTTATACCGAACATTGAAATGCTTCAGCCAGGAGTTATAGCAGTTCCCACTAGAGATGGTATCGGTCACGAAGTATGTGAGCAATTGCTTGAGCGATTGACAATCAGGAAGCTAACACGGAGCGCTTAA
- a CDS encoding carbon-nitrogen hydrolase family protein — MSKYVKISCLAPPNKEVDSGQGLEGVVLQMIAKWEKQLQHVLPEQPDLIVLPECCDDPQINATSPEWLYEFYRYRGNRILDFFAGIAKTHRCYIAYSAMVEMQDGTFRNATQFIDRSGVICGVYNKNHITIRQKSTSSTLYGKEAQVIETDFGRVACMVCFDINFNELLEQYVKQKPDLIVFSSAYHGGLMQSYWAYTCRAHFAGAIWRPDPCSILNPVGEVVGESTLFYPFVTRTVNMDCAVVHYDYNWEKLELVKQKYGSNVLISDPTRLNAFVISSESEAFTIQDIVQEFNLELLDDYWIRSRADRFKSGHLEP, encoded by the coding sequence ATGTCCAAGTATGTGAAAATAAGCTGCTTAGCACCTCCAAATAAAGAGGTTGATTCTGGACAGGGTTTGGAAGGCGTTGTTCTTCAAATGATAGCAAAATGGGAAAAGCAGCTGCAGCATGTCCTGCCGGAACAGCCTGATCTAATCGTATTGCCTGAGTGTTGTGATGATCCGCAGATTAATGCCACGAGTCCAGAATGGTTGTACGAATTTTATCGCTATCGAGGGAATCGGATCCTCGATTTCTTCGCCGGGATTGCGAAAACTCATCGGTGTTATATTGCTTATTCAGCTATGGTGGAGATGCAAGATGGTACCTTCCGTAATGCTACCCAGTTTATTGATCGTTCTGGAGTTATTTGTGGTGTTTATAACAAGAATCATATTACGATTAGACAGAAGTCAACGTCCAGCACGTTATACGGTAAAGAAGCTCAAGTTATTGAGACTGATTTTGGCCGTGTTGCTTGCATGGTCTGCTTTGATATTAATTTTAATGAATTGTTAGAGCAATATGTGAAGCAAAAGCCTGATTTGATCGTGTTTTCTTCAGCTTACCATGGGGGCTTGATGCAATCCTATTGGGCTTACACATGCAGGGCACATTTCGCGGGTGCAATATGGCGTCCCGATCCTTGTTCCATTCTTAACCCTGTAGGTGAAGTTGTCGGGGAAAGTACGCTCTTTTATCCCTTTGTGACAAGGACTGTGAATATGGATTGTGCGGTCGTTCATTATGATTATAACTGGGAAAAGCTCGAGTTGGTGAAACAGAAGTACGGCTCGAATGTTCTAATCAGTGATCCTACCCGACTGAATGCGTTCGTGATCTCAAGCGAAAGCGAGGCGTTCACGATTCAGGATATTGTGCAAGAATTCAACCTGGAATTATTGGATGATTATTGGATAAGATCACGGGCTGATCGCTTCAAGAGCGGTCATTTGGAGCCGTAA
- a CDS encoding GNAT family N-acetyltransferase gives MTHAHDDSVQYRIVTEVRELGEVVELQKMVWGPDPVSSMQHMRAAILHGGAVIGAFCKEALVGFCYGFIGYDGKNPYVGSHMMAIHPAYRDRGIGMRLKLEQRLWAMHAGLSKIVWTFDPFESRNAYLNICKLGGTVSTYIPDFYGSDPAGYPTDRFLVEWMLSSDRVVRAINRQHQLNGDSTDYPQLLEFEYTDGKVTGLVDMAAKSKIGNSHGLRLPVPQAASKLRQTQPDLYKVWQRQFRELSTSAFAHGYQVVSCHQSKPEVQDYVLEMKV, from the coding sequence TTGACACATGCTCATGACGATAGCGTTCAATATCGTATAGTTACGGAAGTTAGAGAGCTTGGCGAGGTTGTTGAGCTGCAGAAAATGGTGTGGGGACCCGATCCGGTCTCCTCCATGCAGCATATGCGTGCAGCGATTCTACACGGAGGAGCGGTGATTGGAGCATTCTGTAAAGAGGCTCTCGTTGGATTCTGTTATGGCTTCATTGGCTATGACGGCAAAAACCCTTACGTGGGTTCACACATGATGGCTATCCATCCTGCTTATCGGGACAGAGGAATAGGTATGCGTTTGAAGCTAGAGCAGCGGTTATGGGCGATGCACGCTGGACTCAGCAAAATCGTATGGACCTTCGATCCCTTTGAATCAAGGAATGCTTACCTGAATATTTGCAAACTTGGTGGGACGGTGTCTACCTATATACCCGATTTCTATGGAAGCGATCCTGCCGGTTACCCAACGGATCGCTTCCTTGTGGAGTGGATGTTGTCCTCAGATCGTGTGGTACGCGCAATCAATAGGCAGCACCAATTGAATGGTGACTCGACTGATTATCCTCAACTTCTGGAATTCGAATATACAGATGGTAAGGTGACAGGTCTTGTGGATATGGCAGCAAAGTCTAAGATAGGCAATTCACATGGACTGAGGTTACCAGTCCCACAGGCAGCGTCTAAGTTAAGGCAAACACAACCTGATCTGTATAAGGTTTGGCAGCGGCAATTTCGAGAGCTATCCACGTCAGCTTTTGCACATGGTTACCAAGTTGTATCTTGCCATCAATCGAAACCTGAGGTTCAAGACTACGTGCTTGAAATGAAAGTATGA